A genomic stretch from Flavobacteriales bacterium TMED191 includes:
- a CDS encoding ATPase, translated as MEKRSYMKKIIFTGPECSGKTQLSKQIAKHFGLIWVKEYARQYLNNLGRLYNYSDLKKIAQGQLNLEKQYSNNDFLICDTNLQVIKLWSIIKFSKCDPFILNNQDHQALYVLCKPDFEWVFDPLREDPKKRDQIFNYYKKELKENGMDFITVEGSNNKRFELLKKKISNMLIK; from the coding sequence ATGGAAAAAAGATCTTACATGAAAAAAATTATTTTTACTGGCCCAGAATGTTCTGGTAAAACTCAATTAAGCAAACAAATCGCAAAACACTTCGGCCTTATTTGGGTAAAAGAATATGCAAGACAGTACCTAAATAATTTAGGCAGATTATATAATTACTCAGACTTGAAAAAAATTGCTCAAGGCCAATTAAATTTGGAAAAACAATACTCAAATAATGATTTTTTAATTTGTGACACTAACTTACAAGTAATTAAATTATGGAGTATTATTAAATTTTCTAAATGCGATCCTTTTATTTTAAATAATCAAGACCATCAAGCTCTATATGTTTTATGTAAACCAGATTTTGAATGGGTATTTGACCCATTAAGAGAAGATCCAAAAAAAAGAGATCAAATATTTAATTACTATAAAAAAGAATTGAAAGAAAATGGAATGGATTTTATAACCGTTGAAGGAAGCAATAATAAAAGATTTGAGCTTTTAAAGAAAAAAATAAGCAACATGTTAATAAAGTAA